In one window of Tellurirhabdus rosea DNA:
- a CDS encoding aldo/keto reductase, which produces MNSIQKTQLGSQGLVVPPMGLGCMGMTRINGADIYGQASEAESIATIHRSLELGGNFLDTADLYGPLENERLVAKATRGNRHAYVIATKFGYEIDDQEQLTWGFNGQPAYVKKAAERSLKNLGTDYIDLYYLHRLDPATPIEETVGAMAELVQEGKVRYIGLSEVSAATIRKAHGVHPLTAVQTEYSLFEREVEAGGILDTLRELGIGLVAYSPLGRGFLSGDIRNPDDFAPDDFRRMIPRFQGEQFYKNLELVEAIKSLAAEKSVTPSQLAIAWALAKGSLPIPGTKRVRYVEQNLAAADIQLSAADLNRLESIVPLGTSTGARYDEANMMGIDK; this is translated from the coding sequence ATGAACAGCATTCAAAAAACGCAACTGGGTAGCCAGGGACTCGTTGTTCCCCCCATGGGGCTGGGCTGCATGGGAATGACCAGGATTAACGGAGCCGATATTTACGGCCAGGCCAGCGAAGCGGAGTCGATCGCCACCATTCACCGTTCGCTGGAGTTGGGCGGCAACTTTCTCGACACCGCCGACCTCTACGGCCCGCTGGAAAACGAACGGCTCGTGGCGAAAGCCACCCGGGGAAACCGCCACGCCTACGTCATTGCCACCAAATTCGGCTACGAGATTGATGACCAGGAGCAGCTCACCTGGGGCTTCAACGGGCAGCCGGCTTACGTGAAGAAAGCGGCCGAACGGTCCCTGAAAAACCTCGGCACGGACTACATCGACCTGTATTACCTGCACCGGCTCGACCCCGCTACGCCCATTGAAGAAACCGTGGGCGCCATGGCCGAACTCGTGCAGGAAGGCAAGGTGCGCTACATCGGCCTTTCGGAAGTATCGGCGGCAACGATCCGGAAAGCGCACGGCGTTCACCCGCTGACGGCCGTCCAGACCGAATATTCCCTGTTTGAGCGCGAGGTCGAAGCCGGAGGAATTCTGGATACGCTCCGGGAGCTTGGCATCGGCCTGGTCGCGTACTCGCCCCTGGGCAGAGGCTTTCTTTCGGGCGACATCCGGAATCCGGACGATTTTGCCCCGGACGATTTCCGACGCATGATTCCCCGGTTTCAGGGGGAGCAGTTCTACAAAAACCTGGAGCTGGTCGAGGCCATAAAAAGTCTGGCGGCCGAAAAAAGCGTGACGCCGTCGCAGCTGGCCATTGCCTGGGCGCTTGCCAAAGGCTCACTGCCGATTCCGGGGACCAAGCGGGTCCGGTACGTCGAGCAGAACCTCGCCGCCGCCGACATCCAGCTGAGTGCCGCCGACCTGAACCGGCTGGAATCGATTGTTCCGCTGGGTACTTCCACCGGAGCGCGCTATGATGAGGCGAATATGATGGGAATCGATAAATAA
- a CDS encoding helix-turn-helix domain-containing protein produces MKRTTNSPHVINSVSELHRLLSLPKPEHPLVSMIRLSDLREKCPELVGSFVYNFYSICIKKDFRGKLRYGQQYYDFDEGVMTFFSPGQVITTDATEEQALNGWWLVVHPDFIQSYPLAKRVKEYGFFSYAVTEALHISEKEETILTSIMTNIEREYRSALDTFSQDVIVSQLDLLLTYSNRFYNRQFITRKQASNDLLIRVEALLTTYFDSDQVQQSGLPTVQYLADQLSLSPSYLSDSLRALTGQSAQQHIHNKLIEKAKEVLSTTSLSVSEIAYRLGFEYPQSFSKLFRNKTNHSPLEFRRSFA; encoded by the coding sequence ATGAAAAGAACGACCAACAGCCCCCACGTCATCAACTCGGTTTCCGAACTGCATCGCCTGCTGTCGCTGCCCAAACCGGAGCATCCCCTGGTCAGCATGATCCGGTTAAGTGACCTGCGGGAGAAGTGCCCCGAGCTGGTGGGCAGTTTCGTGTATAACTTTTATTCCATCTGCATCAAAAAGGACTTCAGGGGAAAACTCAGGTACGGGCAGCAGTACTACGACTTCGACGAAGGGGTGATGACGTTCTTTTCGCCCGGTCAGGTAATCACAACGGACGCCACGGAAGAGCAGGCGCTGAACGGCTGGTGGCTGGTGGTGCACCCCGATTTTATTCAATCGTATCCGTTGGCCAAACGCGTGAAAGAGTACGGCTTTTTCTCCTACGCGGTAACGGAGGCGCTGCATATCTCCGAGAAAGAGGAAACCATCCTGACGTCGATCATGACGAACATCGAACGGGAATATCGCTCTGCCCTGGATACCTTTAGCCAGGATGTGATCGTATCGCAGCTGGACCTGCTGCTGACGTACTCCAACCGATTCTACAACCGGCAGTTCATCACCCGGAAGCAGGCCAGCAACGACCTGCTGATTCGCGTGGAGGCCCTGCTGACCACTTATTTCGACAGCGACCAGGTGCAGCAATCGGGCTTACCGACGGTGCAATACCTTGCTGACCAACTTTCCCTTTCGCCGAGTTATCTGAGCGATTCGCTGCGGGCACTGACGGGGCAAAGCGCGCAGCAGCATATTCACAACAAGCTGATCGAGAAGGCAAAGGAGGTGCTGAGTACAACCTCGTTGTCCGTAAGCGAAATAGCCTATCGGCTGGGCTTTGAGTACCCGCAGTCGTTCAGTAAACTTTTCCGGAATAAAACGAATCACTCCCCGTTGGAATTCCGCCGGTCTTTTGCCTGA
- a CDS encoding PAS domain-containing sensor histidine kinase, translating to MVSLNLLNAFSEGLLHLQPCYQGGSLVDFQVQVINEAASRWVQPEQHLTGNTSDGTLRNLLSTWGQDRLWDRISACYFSGESAREICYIPHLNEEMRLEIKPFGQEMVLLISVNDQPAVPPKTPETALLQQLPSPVAVMKGEEFILELANDRLLEVWGKKAGDVVGRPYFEAFAPAAVDQLKEDLRKVYRTGQPFIRPEVPVTYLRDGKTVEEIHRITHSPIVNSKGEIEGIMAASYDISVEVAARKREEESQAFIRAALESNPDCVKVLDREGRLHYMNHNGLCVMEIPDFCQIEGRPWWTLWPAESQPIVKAALDQALNGSRAQFQAYCPTAQGTAKWWDVVVSPVIQEDGSIEQVISASRDITDQRKGEEAIRRRNKQLDLLSRTSHSLIVTHQNENDLLQTIFKDICQTFELEMFFNFEADEKARLLRLNTWGGLTAEEADHFDTIRFGDYLCGQVAERRALLVAENLGENLLPGSEKLHQTGVKAYAGFPIQAGQRLVGTIGFATRQRTHFAADEIQTIRSACDLIAITLEQTRLARAVQESEVRYRTLAGTLESLVAERTGELERKNQELIRSNEHLQQFAYVASHDLQEPLRKITSFGDMLATQYGDHLGTTGLDLLGRMQAAARRMSQLVQDLLTYSRLSQRQTPVGVVSVQTVLEGVLQDQELRIRESNARIDVGPMPEVMGDGIQLQQLFTNLISNALKYMQEGVAPHIRIAFSRVAAHELPDQWRESVPAGAPAAGREAPTEFYRISVSDNGIGFEESYLDRIFRMFQRLHNWVQFEGSGMGLAICKRVIDNHHGYITAHSRPGEGSTFLVYLPALPDMTNTGRVEEAALQTELAA from the coding sequence ATGGTATCGCTCAATTTACTCAATGCCTTTTCCGAGGGGTTGCTTCATCTGCAACCCTGCTATCAGGGCGGCTCGCTGGTTGATTTTCAAGTGCAGGTGATCAACGAGGCGGCCAGTCGCTGGGTTCAGCCGGAACAACACCTGACGGGTAACACGTCTGACGGCACCTTAAGGAATCTGCTTTCGACCTGGGGGCAGGACCGGCTCTGGGACCGGATTAGCGCCTGCTATTTCTCCGGCGAGTCCGCCCGGGAAATCTGTTACATCCCTCATCTGAACGAAGAAATGCGGCTGGAAATAAAGCCTTTCGGGCAGGAAATGGTCCTTTTGATTTCGGTCAATGACCAACCGGCCGTGCCCCCGAAAACCCCGGAAACGGCCCTGCTGCAGCAACTTCCCAGCCCCGTAGCGGTGATGAAAGGCGAGGAGTTTATCCTCGAACTGGCCAACGACCGGCTGCTGGAAGTATGGGGCAAAAAAGCCGGTGACGTGGTCGGACGGCCGTACTTCGAGGCGTTTGCGCCCGCTGCCGTAGACCAACTGAAAGAAGACCTCCGCAAAGTGTACCGTACCGGTCAGCCGTTTATCCGTCCCGAAGTGCCGGTAACCTACCTGCGCGACGGCAAAACGGTGGAGGAAATTCACCGGATCACCCACTCGCCCATCGTCAATTCGAAGGGGGAGATTGAAGGCATTATGGCCGCCAGTTACGATATATCGGTGGAGGTTGCCGCCCGCAAACGGGAAGAGGAAAGCCAGGCTTTTATACGGGCCGCCCTGGAGAGCAATCCCGACTGCGTGAAAGTACTGGACCGGGAAGGACGGCTGCATTACATGAACCACAACGGCCTGTGCGTGATGGAAATTCCCGATTTCTGCCAGATAGAAGGGCGCCCGTGGTGGACCCTCTGGCCGGCCGAAAGTCAACCCATCGTCAAAGCCGCTCTCGACCAGGCCCTCAACGGCTCCCGGGCGCAGTTTCAGGCTTACTGCCCCACCGCGCAGGGAACCGCCAAATGGTGGGACGTGGTCGTTTCGCCGGTCATTCAGGAAGATGGCTCCATCGAGCAGGTCATTTCCGCCTCCCGCGACATTACCGACCAGCGAAAAGGGGAGGAAGCCATTCGCCGCCGCAACAAACAGCTGGATCTTCTTTCGCGGACGTCGCATTCGCTGATTGTGACCCACCAGAACGAAAACGATCTGCTGCAAACCATTTTTAAAGACATCTGTCAGACCTTTGAACTGGAGATGTTTTTCAACTTCGAGGCGGACGAAAAGGCCCGTCTGCTCCGGCTCAACACCTGGGGCGGCCTCACCGCGGAGGAAGCGGACCATTTCGACACCATCCGGTTTGGGGACTACCTCTGCGGACAGGTCGCCGAGCGGCGCGCGTTGCTGGTCGCCGAAAACCTGGGAGAAAACCTGCTGCCCGGCAGCGAGAAACTGCACCAGACCGGGGTGAAGGCGTACGCCGGCTTTCCGATTCAGGCCGGTCAGCGGTTGGTCGGCACGATTGGCTTTGCTACCCGGCAACGGACGCATTTTGCCGCTGACGAAATTCAAACGATCCGCTCGGCCTGCGACCTGATCGCCATTACCCTGGAACAGACCCGGCTGGCCCGGGCCGTGCAGGAAAGCGAGGTGCGCTACCGGACCCTGGCAGGCACTCTGGAAAGCCTCGTAGCCGAGCGCACGGGCGAACTGGAACGAAAGAATCAGGAGCTGATACGCTCCAACGAGCACCTGCAGCAGTTTGCCTACGTGGCCTCCCACGACCTGCAGGAGCCGCTGCGCAAGATAACGTCCTTCGGGGATATGCTCGCGACGCAGTACGGCGATCACCTGGGCACTACCGGCCTTGACCTGCTTGGACGGATGCAGGCTGCCGCCCGCCGCATGTCCCAGCTGGTGCAGGACCTGCTGACCTACTCCCGCCTAAGCCAGCGGCAGACGCCCGTCGGAGTGGTGTCGGTGCAAACGGTGCTGGAAGGGGTTTTGCAGGATCAGGAATTAAGAATCAGGGAAAGCAACGCCCGCATTGACGTGGGTCCCATGCCCGAGGTAATGGGGGATGGAATTCAGTTGCAGCAGTTGTTTACCAATCTCATTTCCAATGCCTTGAAGTACATGCAGGAAGGCGTCGCGCCTCATATCCGGATTGCTTTCTCCCGGGTAGCCGCCCACGAACTGCCCGACCAATGGAGGGAGTCCGTCCCGGCGGGGGCTCCGGCAGCGGGCAGGGAAGCGCCCACCGAATTTTACAGAATCTCGGTGTCGGACAACGGCATTGGCTTCGAAGAATCGTACCTGGACCGAATTTTCAGGATGTTCCAGCGTCTGCACAACTGGGTCCAGTTTGAAGGCAGCGGCATGGGACTGGCGATCTGCAAGCGGGTGATCGACAACCACCACGGATACATTACGGCCCACAGCCGTCCGGGCGAAGGCTCTACCTTCCTGGTCTACCTGCCGGCCCTGCCCGACATGACCAACACCGGAAGGGTGGAAGAGGCCGCGCTCCAGACGGAACTGGCTGCCTGA
- a CDS encoding formylglycine-generating enzyme family protein, with amino-acid sequence MDRFVFCCCLGLILLVGLSGNVADWSRSHPVRINPADSAELVYVPTREFIMGSDSAELASVWQRFHWDPRELAFTRSEQPAHRVRVDGFWIYRNLVTVAQYRHFCEVTHRPAPQAAAYAQQDDFPVVQVSWQLASDYCAWAGGRLPWEAEWESAARGTRTGIDGRARTVFVWGDSLPVGRVANLADETFRKANYYNHPNFHVFAGYTDGYVTASPVRAFPASETGVYDLAGNVLEWCGDWYGRDYYRHSPVHNPKGPATGSQRVLRGGAFDTTPTITRIARRLGNAPDIRHNEKGFRCVQP; translated from the coding sequence ATGGACCGTTTTGTTTTCTGCTGTTGTCTTGGCCTCATTCTGCTCGTTGGTTTAAGCGGAAACGTGGCCGACTGGAGCCGCTCCCACCCCGTCCGAATCAATCCGGCAGACAGCGCCGAACTGGTTTACGTGCCGACGCGCGAGTTTATCATGGGCAGTGACTCCGCCGAACTGGCCTCCGTCTGGCAGCGATTTCACTGGGACCCCCGGGAGCTGGCCTTCACCCGGAGCGAGCAGCCCGCCCACCGGGTGCGGGTTGACGGGTTCTGGATTTACCGAAATCTGGTTACGGTGGCTCAGTACCGTCACTTCTGCGAGGTCACCCACCGGCCAGCGCCCCAAGCCGCCGCCTACGCCCAGCAGGACGATTTTCCGGTCGTTCAGGTGAGCTGGCAACTGGCCAGCGACTACTGCGCCTGGGCCGGGGGAAGGCTTCCCTGGGAAGCAGAATGGGAAAGCGCGGCCCGGGGCACTCGCACCGGAATCGACGGGCGGGCCAGAACCGTATTCGTCTGGGGAGATTCACTGCCGGTCGGGCGGGTGGCCAACCTGGCCGATGAGACGTTCAGAAAAGCGAATTATTACAACCACCCCAATTTTCACGTATTTGCCGGATACACCGATGGCTATGTAACGGCCTCTCCGGTAAGGGCTTTTCCCGCCAGCGAAACGGGCGTGTATGACCTGGCCGGGAATGTGCTGGAATGGTGCGGCGACTGGTACGGGCGGGACTATTACCGGCACTCCCCGGTTCACAACCCGAAAGGCCCCGCCACGGGCAGCCAGCGGGTGCTGCGGGGGGGCGCTTTTGATACCACACCGACCATCACCCGCATTGCCCGGCGGCTGGGCAACGCTCCGGACATCCGCCACAATGAAAAAGGCTTTCGTTGCGTCCAGCCATAA
- a CDS encoding SgcJ/EcaC family oxidoreductase encodes MKRLMLLTGMFLLWAAKLKAQSPADSTAIAAILQEEATSWNSGDADTYSKHFAENGTFTNIRGMFFTGHRPFLDRHKEIFKGMFHKTVLQQELASFRFLSPDVALVETLTRVSGLSQNNLPPGMHVDAQGRLHTRLLQVFQKQAGNWKVITYHNVDIKPGVPVPALR; translated from the coding sequence ATGAAACGTCTGATGCTGCTTACCGGAATGTTCCTGCTTTGGGCGGCGAAGCTGAAAGCACAAAGTCCCGCCGATTCGACGGCCATTGCCGCCATTCTTCAGGAAGAAGCAACTTCCTGGAACAGCGGCGACGCGGATACGTATTCGAAACACTTCGCGGAGAACGGGACGTTTACCAACATCAGGGGCATGTTCTTTACCGGGCACAGGCCCTTCCTCGACCGGCATAAAGAGATTTTCAAGGGCATGTTTCACAAGACCGTCCTGCAGCAGGAACTGGCCTCCTTCCGTTTTCTGAGCCCGGATGTCGCCCTCGTCGAAACGCTTACCCGCGTATCGGGACTTTCCCAGAACAACCTGCCGCCGGGCATGCATGTCGATGCCCAGGGGCGCCTTCATACCCGCCTGCTTCAGGTTTTTCAGAAACAGGCCGGCAACTGGAAGGTCATCACCTATCATAACGTTGACATAAAGCCCGGTGTCCCCGTTCCGGCGCTCCGGTAG
- a CDS encoding OsmC family protein, with protein sequence MKIKATLTNRFQQHQIQLQTNEDVKTLQLPSKASGYGSAFNGGELLLLALATCYCNDLYREAAKRSLTLEEVEVLVTADFGAEGEPGSDFQYHARVSSSASAEEIEDLLQHTDRVAEIHNTLRRGVSITLTT encoded by the coding sequence ATGAAAATCAAGGCCACACTGACCAATCGCTTTCAGCAGCACCAGATTCAGCTGCAAACCAACGAAGACGTGAAAACCCTCCAGCTTCCGTCAAAAGCGTCCGGGTACGGCTCGGCCTTCAACGGCGGCGAGCTGCTACTGCTGGCGCTGGCGACCTGCTACTGCAATGACCTCTACCGGGAGGCGGCCAAACGCAGCCTGACCCTTGAGGAAGTGGAAGTGCTGGTGACGGCCGATTTTGGCGCAGAAGGAGAGCCCGGTTCCGATTTCCAATACCACGCCCGGGTGTCTTCCAGCGCCTCCGCAGAAGAAATTGAGGACCTGCTGCAGCATACCGACCGGGTGGCGGAAATCCATAACACCCTGCGCAGGGGGGTGAGCATCACCCTGACGACCTGA
- a CDS encoding alpha/beta hydrolase produces MSFANGLTRRAATVGAVALIGYIAAYGFLYTHRDEQTRRYRSVALPASYRFQFAQPVEEHNFPAAGGGLLNALLFKAPRAKGVVCFWKGNGGTLANWGAMAPTFLQFGYDVLITDYRQHGKSRGAISLQNFKTDAQTIYDSLRRRYREEQIVLCGYSLGGRIAAYLASQNRPKMTILIDPASAGGDFSDRVTDLLYFPLPSVTGFVFSTEEDVQTAPSTVVVLSTPNRHSTAYGLVDFLRAKDRMVILPQVTHETILTHPQTIRVLGELLQCP; encoded by the coding sequence ATGTCTTTTGCAAACGGGCTGACCCGACGGGCGGCTACAGTTGGGGCCGTCGCCCTAATCGGGTACATCGCCGCCTACGGGTTTCTGTATACGCACCGGGACGAGCAAACGCGGCGGTATCGCTCCGTCGCGCTGCCTGCGTCCTACCGGTTTCAGTTTGCCCAGCCCGTCGAGGAGCACAATTTCCCGGCAGCGGGGGGCGGTTTGCTCAATGCCCTGCTGTTTAAAGCGCCCCGGGCAAAAGGGGTCGTTTGTTTCTGGAAAGGCAATGGCGGCACTTTGGCCAACTGGGGAGCGATGGCCCCGACCTTTCTTCAGTTTGGGTACGATGTGCTGATAACCGACTACCGCCAGCATGGCAAAAGTCGGGGCGCCATCAGCCTGCAAAATTTCAAAACGGACGCCCAGACCATCTACGATTCGCTCCGGCGTCGGTACCGCGAGGAGCAGATCGTGCTGTGCGGCTACTCCCTGGGCGGACGGATTGCGGCGTATCTGGCGTCTCAAAACCGGCCTAAAATGACCATCCTGATCGACCCGGCTTCGGCGGGCGGGGATTTCAGCGACCGGGTAACCGACCTGCTGTACTTTCCCCTGCCTTCCGTAACCGGCTTCGTCTTTTCTACCGAAGAAGACGTGCAGACCGCGCCGAGTACGGTGGTGGTCCTCAGCACCCCGAACAGGCATAGCACCGCTTACGGGCTGGTGGACTTTCTGCGGGCGAAGGATCGGATGGTGATTTTGCCCCAAGTGACGCACGAAACCATCCTGACGCACCCGCAAACCATCCGGGTCCTTGGCGAACTGCTGCAATGTCCCTGA
- a CDS encoding cupin domain-containing protein produces MNYSLPHTIENHLGERLIFQRIEHGPDGDRLIAEAFVQPGSGPPMHTHWLQDEGFTVLEGRMGYQVAGQREQYAGPGESVVFPRGVAHRFWNAGSEVLHCEGWLTPPNHFVFYLSSVYAAQNKSGKAQPEFFDAAYLLTRYASEYEMNEIPALIRKVIMPLTYRLGRLLNRYGHFKDAPEPIFASGAKVVRRAAAEV; encoded by the coding sequence ATGAACTATTCATTGCCCCACACCATCGAAAATCATCTGGGTGAACGACTCATTTTTCAGCGCATCGAGCACGGACCGGACGGCGACCGGCTGATTGCCGAGGCTTTTGTCCAGCCCGGCAGCGGGCCGCCCATGCACACCCACTGGCTGCAGGACGAAGGCTTTACGGTGCTGGAAGGACGAATGGGCTATCAGGTAGCCGGACAAAGGGAGCAGTACGCCGGGCCGGGTGAGTCGGTGGTGTTCCCGCGGGGCGTTGCCCACCGGTTCTGGAACGCCGGTTCGGAGGTGCTGCACTGTGAAGGCTGGCTCACGCCCCCCAACCACTTTGTGTTTTACCTGAGCAGCGTTTACGCGGCCCAGAACAAGTCCGGCAAAGCCCAGCCCGAGTTCTTCGACGCGGCTTACCTGCTGACCCGGTACGCGAGCGAATACGAGATGAACGAAATTCCCGCTTTAATCCGGAAAGTGATCATGCCCCTGACGTACCGGCTGGGCAGGCTGCTAAACCGGTACGGGCACTTCAAAGACGCCCCGGAACCCATCTTCGCGTCCGGAGCGAAGGTCGTCAGACGGGCCGCCGCGGAGGTTTAA
- a CDS encoding LytR/AlgR family response regulator transcription factor, whose amino-acid sequence MLNCLVLDDEPHCVRLLEDYIAETPFLNLVLATTDAVEALTFLKREEVDVLFLDVNMPTLTGFQFLNVASPACHVIITTAYTQHAVESYNYDVSDYLVKPISYERFLKSVTKVLNKVAEAAQGPAEQAASDFIFVKTEHKGKFQKINLEDIRYIEGLLNYVSIYTRQSDKPVITYVGIGEMEAKLPKHLFVRVHRSYIVSISDIEAIDGNEVILKRPPRIPTGEKYKEALLKDFSSAMIVTPKKKKS is encoded by the coding sequence ATGCTCAACTGCCTTGTCCTTGACGATGAACCTCACTGCGTGCGGCTGCTGGAGGATTACATTGCCGAAACGCCGTTTCTCAACCTCGTGCTGGCCACCACCGACGCCGTCGAGGCGCTCACTTTCCTGAAGCGGGAGGAAGTCGATGTCCTTTTTCTCGACGTCAACATGCCGACCCTGACGGGCTTTCAGTTTCTGAACGTGGCCAGCCCCGCCTGCCACGTCATCATCACGACCGCCTACACCCAGCACGCCGTCGAGAGTTACAACTACGACGTTTCGGATTACCTGGTGAAGCCGATTTCCTACGAGCGGTTTCTGAAATCCGTCACCAAGGTGCTCAACAAAGTGGCGGAGGCGGCCCAGGGTCCGGCGGAGCAGGCCGCGTCGGATTTTATTTTTGTCAAAACAGAGCACAAGGGGAAGTTTCAGAAGATCAATCTTGAGGACATCCGGTACATCGAAGGGCTGCTGAATTACGTTTCGATCTACACCCGGCAGAGCGACAAGCCGGTCATTACGTACGTGGGAATCGGAGAGATGGAAGCCAAGCTGCCAAAGCATTTATTTGTCCGGGTGCACCGCTCCTACATCGTCTCGATCAGCGACATTGAGGCCATCGACGGAAACGAAGTCATTCTGAAACGCCCGCCCCGCATTCCCACGGGCGAAAAGTACAAGGAAGCGCTGCTGAAAGACTTCTCCAGCGCCATGATCGTTACGCCTAAAAAGAAAAAAAGTTAG
- a CDS encoding sensor histidine kinase — protein sequence MTSTYVTTPTKDRAALAPGDTLPLQRPLNHILFWHFYILIAYLALWFGPSKPLFADVYAHQVLGISLIYVEALFVLPTWYRKGRYIQLLLAHVAVLVVYSLLRFLLNEGLAALTSERVFSEAKLGNVWLIGLYVWVLFTTLGVGYYYALDSIAKKDELLRLQRLTFEIELEAIRTKTLSQALERDKARAELAHLRAQINPHFLFNTLNFLYAKARQSSRELAEAIMILSEMMQYTVSHSDADDQVPVSGELHYLRNYLQLQKIRFEDTVSIALQIEDRATSAQQIIPLVLITFVENAFKYGDLHEPTQPLTVEVENTDERLFFRCFNKIRRNGLPERSSGIGLANVRQRLSAQYAPGRYRLDLHQTEQTFEVIFTLFHA from the coding sequence ATGACCAGTACCTACGTCACGACCCCCACGAAAGACCGGGCAGCACTGGCACCCGGGGATACGTTGCCCCTGCAACGCCCGCTCAACCATATTCTGTTCTGGCATTTTTACATCCTGATCGCCTACCTCGCCCTGTGGTTTGGCCCGTCGAAGCCGTTGTTTGCCGACGTGTACGCCCACCAGGTGCTGGGCATTTCGCTGATCTACGTCGAGGCGCTGTTTGTGCTGCCCACCTGGTACCGCAAAGGCCGGTACATTCAGCTGCTGCTGGCCCACGTGGCCGTGCTGGTGGTGTACAGCCTGCTGCGGTTTCTGCTCAACGAAGGACTGGCCGCCCTGACTTCCGAGCGGGTCTTTTCGGAAGCCAAACTGGGCAACGTCTGGCTCATCGGGCTGTATGTCTGGGTGCTGTTTACGACACTCGGCGTCGGCTATTATTACGCCCTGGACTCCATCGCCAAGAAAGACGAACTGCTCCGGCTGCAGCGGCTCACGTTTGAGATTGAACTGGAAGCCATCCGGACCAAAACCCTCAGCCAGGCCCTCGAACGCGACAAGGCCCGGGCCGAACTGGCGCATCTGCGGGCGCAGATCAACCCGCATTTTCTGTTCAACACGCTGAATTTTCTGTACGCCAAAGCCCGGCAGTCGTCGCGCGAACTGGCGGAGGCCATCATGATTCTGTCGGAGATGATGCAGTACACCGTCAGCCATTCGGATGCCGACGACCAGGTGCCGGTTTCGGGCGAGCTGCATTACCTCCGGAATTACCTTCAACTCCAGAAAATCCGGTTTGAAGATACGGTCAGCATCGCGCTGCAGATCGAGGACAGGGCGACAAGTGCCCAGCAGATTATTCCGCTCGTGCTGATTACGTTCGTCGAAAATGCGTTCAAATACGGCGACCTGCACGAACCGACCCAGCCGCTCACGGTCGAGGTGGAGAACACGGACGAACGGCTCTTTTTCCGGTGTTTCAACAAAATCCGGAGAAACGGGCTGCCCGAACGGTCGAGCGGCATCGGACTGGCCAACGTCCGGCAGCGGCTCAGCGCCCAGTATGCGCCCGGCCGGTACCGCCTCGACCTGCACCAGACCGAACAGACATTCGAAGTGATTTTTACGCTATTCCACGCCTGA
- a CDS encoding glycoside hydrolase family protein, which yields MHTVSHIQAFLHNLTGQGSDGSSFPELMLFELMCAGEEAGTLAERFSTRLRHLPDEHLLRLAAWQRVCLSWVLHHPALSFADADLIGRLGQLDEAIVRAGRDALQLSTTGLLDGSALYLNYLLERASRQPVEPVPALLAEAVRLAFGNQLTPLLDARYAGPVDLTMQPGLIGLLLTLLRAADDRALTDPQREQLLALVRFVVRFTQAVDLPDSQYSFFPNRVDLRTQEHEVSNALSWAEGDLGVALLLYRAARYFGEPAFRKLADCVGTFSLLRDDVESTLIEKPWFLNGAAGTAMLYGALGQASGNVRYGQAQARWLRHVSRMLAEPSLTTPPVPASFLTGYPGILLCLRTAEGSCRDDWKRLFLL from the coding sequence ATGCACACGGTATCCCACATTCAGGCTTTTCTGCACAACCTGACGGGCCAGGGTTCAGACGGCAGCAGCTTCCCGGAGCTGATGCTGTTTGAACTCATGTGTGCCGGAGAAGAGGCCGGGACCCTGGCCGAACGGTTTTCGACCCGCCTGCGCCACCTGCCCGACGAACACCTGCTCCGCCTGGCCGCCTGGCAACGGGTCTGCCTTAGCTGGGTGTTGCATCATCCGGCGCTTTCGTTTGCGGATGCGGACCTGATCGGTCGCCTCGGGCAACTCGACGAAGCCATCGTCCGGGCTGGCCGGGACGCGCTTCAGCTGAGCACCACGGGCCTGCTCGACGGCAGTGCGCTGTACCTGAACTACCTCCTCGAACGGGCTTCCCGGCAACCGGTCGAACCCGTCCCGGCTCTGTTGGCCGAAGCGGTCCGGCTCGCCTTCGGCAACCAGTTGACCCCGCTGCTCGACGCCCGCTATGCCGGGCCGGTCGATCTGACGATGCAGCCGGGACTGATCGGCCTGCTGCTGACCCTGCTCCGGGCGGCGGACGACCGCGCGCTGACGGACCCGCAGCGGGAACAACTGCTGGCGCTCGTCCGGTTTGTGGTCCGGTTCACCCAGGCCGTTGACCTGCCCGACAGCCAATACTCCTTTTTTCCGAACCGCGTCGATCTGCGAACGCAGGAACACGAAGTAAGCAACGCACTTTCCTGGGCCGAAGGCGACCTCGGCGTGGCCCTGCTCCTGTACCGGGCGGCCCGCTACTTTGGGGAACCGGCCTTCCGGAAGCTGGCCGACTGCGTCGGGACGTTTTCCCTGCTGCGCGACGACGTCGAATCGACCCTCATCGAAAAGCCGTGGTTTCTGAACGGCGCTGCCGGAACGGCCATGCTCTACGGGGCGCTCGGCCAGGCCAGCGGCAATGTCCGTTACGGACAGGCCCAGGCCCGCTGGCTGCGGCACGTGAGCCGGATGCTGGCCGAGCCGTCGCTCACCACGCCCCCGGTTCCGGCCAGTTTCCTGACCGGATACCCCGGCATCCTGCTCTGCCTGCGCACCGCAGAGGGCAGTTGCCGCGACGACTGGAAACGCCTTTTTCTACTCTGA